The following proteins are encoded in a genomic region of Magnolia sinica isolate HGM2019 chromosome 1, MsV1, whole genome shotgun sequence:
- the LOC131251146 gene encoding cytochrome P450 94C1-like — MEFEASWWVISFSFLFFSFSITFFFFSLLLFLLRVWPWCNCDVCHRYLTSRWAAKFGNLCDWYTHLLHESPTHTIHIHILGNTITANPENVEYILKTRFDNYPKGKPFSMILGDLLGRGIFNVDGDHWRFQRKMASLELGSLSMRSYAFQIVSTEIQQRLLPLLASVADRDGCVLDLQDVFRRFAFDNICKISFGLDPQCLELSLPVSELAVAFDVATKLSAKRATLASPLIWKIKRLLNMGCERKLKEAIELVNGLSEEVIRQRRKMGVCDQHDLLSRFMCTVSDEKYLRDIVISFLLAGRDTVASALTCFFWALASNPDVEKKLREEIMHVLIHGEDVATFEQLKGMHYLHAALYESMRLYPPVQFDSKYALEDDVLPDGTFIKKGTRVTYHPYAMGRMEDIWGPDCLEFKPERWLNDGIFTPQNPFKYPVFQAGLRVCLGKEMAIVEMKSVAVALIQRFKIEMFDTCYQPKFAPGLTASLSGGLRVMVRNRHP, encoded by the coding sequence ATGGAGTTTGAAGCTTCTTGGTGGGTTATCtccttctccttcctcttcttctccttcagtatcacctttttcttcttctctcttttgctCTTTCTACTCAGGGTCTGGCCCTGGTGTAACTGTGATGTCTGCCATCGCTACCTAACCTCGAGGTGGGCCGCCAAATTCGGCAATCTCTGTGATTGGTACACACATCTCCTCCATGAGTCACCGACCCATACCATCCACATACACATACTCGGCAACACCATCACGGCGAACCCTGAGAACGTCGAATACATTCTCAAGACACGGTTTGACAACTATCCCAAGGGTAAGCCCTTCTCGATGATCCTGGGCGATCTACTCGGACGCGGTATCTTCAATGTCGATGGCGATCACTGGAGGTTCCAAAGGAAGATGGCTAGCTTGGAGCTCGGGAGCTTGTCGATGCGATCGTATGCCTTCCAGATAGTTTCTACTGAGATCCAACAGAGGCTCTTGCCGCTCTTAGCTTCCGTTGCCGATAGGGACGGCTGCGTCTTGGACTTGCAGGATGTGTTCCGGCGGTTTGCGTTCGACAACATATGCAAGATCTCGTTCGGTTTGGACCCACAGTGCTTGGAGCTATCCCTACCGGTGTCGGAGCTAGCTGTGGCCTTCGATGTGGCCACAAAATTATCGGCGAAGCGGGCCACGTTGGCGTCACCGTTGATATGGAAGATCAAACGGCTCTTGAACATGGGCTGCGAAAGAAAGCTCAAAGAAGCGATTGAATTGGTGAACGGATTGTCTGAGGAAGTCATCAGGCAAAGGAGGAAGATGGGTGTGTGTGACCAACATGACCTTCTCTCCAGATTCATGTGTACGGTAAGCGATGAAAAGTACCTTAGGGACATAGTCATAAGCTTCTTATTGGCTGGGCGTGACACTGTAGCATCTGCTCTGACCTGTTTCTTCTGGGCATTGGCAAGCAACCCAGATGTGGAGAAGAAGTTAAGAGAGGAAATTATGCATGTCCTGATACATGGGGAGGATGTTGCTACCTTTGAGCAACTTAAGGGTATGCACTACCTGCATGCAGCCCTCTACGAGAGCATGCGGCTCTACCCACCTGTGCAATTCGATTCCAAGTATGCGCTGGAGGACGACGTCCTCCCCGATGGGACCTTCATTAAGAAGGGGACTAGAGTTACATACCATCCATATGCCATGGGGAGGATGGAAGACATATGGGGGCCTGATTGCCTTGAATTCAAGCCGGAGAGATGGTTGAATGATGGGATTTTCACGCCCCAGAACCCGTTCAAGTACCCGGTCTTCCAAGCGGGCCTTAGGGTGTGCTTGGGGAAGGAGATGGCCATAGTTGAAATGAAGAGTGTCGCCGTTGCTTTGATCCAAAGGTTCAAAATCGAGATGTTTGATACATGTTACCAGCCCAAGTTCGCTCCCGGCCTCACCGCTAGCCTAAGCGGAGGCCTCCGTGTGATGGTTCGCAACAGGCATCCCTGA